In a genomic window of Leptolyngbya sp. SIO1E4:
- the psbA gene encoding photosystem II q(b) protein: MTTSLQRQDISSWERFCNWVTSIENRLYVGWFGVLMIPLLGVSISVFVTAFIAAPPVDIDGIREPLAGSLLYGNNIITGAVVPSSNAIGLHFYPIWEAASLDEWLYNGGPYQMIAFHYIPALLCYMGREWELSYRLGMRPWICVAYSAPVAATSSVFLIYPIGQGSFSDGLPMGISGTFNFMFVFQAEHNILMHPFHMLGVAGVLGGSLFCAMHGSLVTSSLIRETTDLQSQNDGYKFGQEAETYNILAAHGYFGRLIFQYASFNNSRWLHFFLAAWPVVCIWFVALGISTMAFNLNGFNFNHSILDSQGRVLPSWADVVNRANLGFEVLHERNAHNFPLDLASGTEVPVAYTAPVIPA; this comes from the coding sequence ATGACTACTTCTCTCCAACGTCAAGATATAAGCTCATGGGAGAGATTCTGTAATTGGGTGACTAGCATCGAAAACCGACTCTATGTTGGCTGGTTCGGTGTCTTAATGATCCCACTTCTCGGAGTCTCTATCAGCGTTTTCGTAACAGCGTTTATCGCTGCTCCTCCTGTTGACATTGATGGCATTCGTGAGCCACTCGCTGGTTCGCTGCTCTATGGCAACAACATCATTACTGGAGCTGTGGTTCCCTCGTCTAATGCAATTGGCCTGCATTTTTATCCAATTTGGGAGGCTGCATCTCTTGATGAATGGCTCTACAACGGTGGGCCTTATCAAATGATCGCTTTTCACTACATTCCGGCCCTACTTTGTTACATGGGTCGAGAGTGGGAGTTGAGCTATCGCTTAGGGATGCGCCCTTGGATTTGCGTGGCCTATTCTGCGCCAGTGGCTGCAACCTCCTCTGTATTTCTGATTTACCCCATTGGTCAGGGCAGCTTCTCTGATGGCCTACCGATGGGCATCAGCGGGACATTCAACTTTATGTTCGTCTTCCAGGCAGAGCATAATATCCTGATGCACCCGTTCCATATGCTAGGGGTTGCAGGGGTGTTAGGAGGATCCTTGTTCTGTGCTATGCACGGTTCTCTGGTCACTTCTAGCCTCATTCGCGAGACCACCGATCTCCAATCCCAAAACGACGGCTACAAGTTTGGTCAAGAAGCTGAAACTTATAATATCCTTGCAGCTCACGGATATTTCGGTCGCTTGATCTTCCAATATGCCAGCTTTAATAACTCACGCTGGCTACACTTCTTCCTGGCAGCATGGCCGGTTGTGTGTATTTGGTTTGTAGCCCTGGGTATTAGCACCATGGCCTTTAACCTCAACGGATTCAACTTCAATCACTCCATCCTTGATTCTCAAGGGCGCGTGTTACCTAGTTGGGCCGATGTGGTCAATAGGGCTAACTTAGGCTTTGAAGTTCTGCATGAGCGCAACGCTCACAACTTCCCTCTAGATTTAGCAAGCGGAACTGAAGTTCCAGTTGCCTATACGGCTCCTGTAATTCCCGCTTAG
- a CDS encoding cupin domain-containing protein — protein sequence MEITQLLPSELTPANGLAALQANNGQEFVQLFDHGTLAIEYYRPEKYDRQQPHERDEVYVVASGTGYFVNGETRHPFKPGQVLFVPAGVVHHFEDFTDDFATWVFFYGPVGGESKGEV from the coding sequence ATGGAAATCACACAACTGCTCCCTAGCGAACTGACGCCAGCCAATGGGCTGGCAGCACTCCAGGCAAACAATGGGCAGGAATTTGTCCAACTGTTTGACCATGGCACGTTAGCAATCGAATATTACAGACCCGAGAAGTATGATCGCCAGCAGCCCCATGAGCGGGACGAAGTTTACGTGGTCGCCTCAGGAACCGGATACTTTGTCAATGGCGAAACTCGGCATCCTTTCAAGCCGGGTCAGGTGTTGTTTGTGCCTGCAGGTGTCGTTCATCACTTCGAAGACTTCACCGATGATTTTGCGACCTGGGTTTTCTTCTACGGGCCGGTGGGGGGTGAAAGTAAAGGGGAAGTGTGA
- a CDS encoding amino acid ABC transporter permease: MDYRFQFQVIWQNLDLLVLGVWLTFKLSALATVLGLCVGMLGAIARISGNWLLQAIATGYVEAIRNTPFLVQLLFIFFGISTLGPKLGADQAALLALTINFGAYATEIIRGGILGIQQGQIEAGMSLGFKRLQVFRHIVLPPAIATIYPALTSQVVLLMLLSSVVSQISAEELTFTGNFLRSRTFRDFEVYLAIALIYAVLALSLKLIAHLLQKRLFRFQRYL; the protein is encoded by the coding sequence ATGGACTATCGCTTTCAATTTCAGGTTATTTGGCAAAATCTGGACCTCCTGGTGTTGGGGGTCTGGCTGACCTTTAAACTCTCAGCGCTGGCAACGGTTTTGGGACTATGTGTCGGCATGTTGGGAGCCATTGCTCGGATTTCAGGGAACTGGCTGCTGCAGGCGATCGCCACTGGCTATGTTGAGGCCATTCGAAACACACCTTTTTTGGTGCAGTTGCTGTTCATATTTTTTGGCATCTCTACGCTGGGGCCAAAACTCGGTGCCGATCAGGCCGCATTACTGGCGCTGACTATCAATTTTGGCGCCTATGCCACAGAAATTATTCGCGGCGGCATTTTAGGTATTCAACAGGGACAAATTGAGGCAGGCATGTCGCTGGGGTTTAAGCGGCTACAAGTCTTTCGCCATATTGTTCTCCCTCCGGCGATCGCCACTATCTATCCTGCCTTAACCAGCCAAGTGGTCTTGCTGATGCTGCTTTCTAGCGTGGTGTCTCAAATCTCGGCAGAGGAGTTGACCTTTACCGGAAATTTCTTGCGATCACGCACCTTCCGAGACTTTGAGGTATATCTGGCGATCGCACTCATCTATGCCGTTCTGGCACTGAGCCTTAAGCTGATTGCCCATCTCCTTCAGAAACGACTCTTTCGATTCCAAAGATATCTCTAG